The genome window GCAGTAGCCCATATTGCAAATCCATGAAATTTTGTGATCATTTCCTTTGGATAAGCAGCCTTCAGTTACTTAACATTTACTGTGCTAGAATCAAATATTAAGAAGTGTGTTTTGGGGGACTTAAGACTCCTGAGCTTGTAACAGCACTGCATTAATCTGATATTGGAGTCAAATATACTTCCAATTAAGTCATAGGTGTTTAAAATGTTTGATTTGAGCTCAATTTAACGTAAAATTCTATTGTTTACAGTACATGAATACAAGTGATTGGGTTGTATTAATGAacagtaatttcaatgggtctccattgagtagaacttaattgatTACAACCAATAGTGTCTGGGGAATGTTAATTCCTGTGGGATCTCATGGACCCAAATATCTTATGTagcttttttttgaactacacatCCACTACAAGTATGaattgttttaagttgttttcacTACCTTCCTCTaactcaggggtgaggaacctttttcaccctgggggccacattgccttctggacatcttccaggggccacgtgTCATTGTTGGGTGGTGACTTTCATAGCTCAGCTATGCgctgggtgaagaagtacttccttttgcttgTTCTAGATCTCTCACCATTCAGTAGGAGATTCGTAtttaacaattaaaatacaaggcAGGATTTTTTGGTGTTCTCCTAGTAAAGAAGCATTTATGAGGAGCAACACTTAGCCACTTATATTGACTGAAGTGCAGCTTTGAGTAACTCTATGCAACTCTCCTAAACAGTTGGGAGTCATAATTGAGTCCTAAAAGGATATAAAAACATGCTTAGCCACGTCTTATATTCTGAAATGAAGGGAACAATTTTTCTGTTGCATTTCAGCCCCAGCCCTGAGAAGTCCCTTAATTAATAAAGCCCTGGGCTGTGAAGAGAGGCTAGATGATGCTTGTACATGGTTTTTCCTGTGTTACCAAATCCTTATTAGCATAACGGCATGTTCTATTAATGCAAAATAATGTGAGAATATGTAGCAGTTATTCTGATGCATCCCTGAAAACGAGTCACATGATGATATTTGGCTTGTCAAACTAAAGTCATTCAGAGTGTTTTGGGACGCCTGTGGTGCACTCCGGAAAAGGAGTGGGCTGTTTTCCTGCTTTCATACCAATTGATCCAGTATGTGGCTAGAACCCCTTAGGACTTGGATCAGCTTTGGACTCCAGATACCTCTGAAAAGCATTACTTATCATAGGGATTAGATTGCTCCCATTTGGACCAATGGTGTCTCATAGGatactagagacatagggaccctgcttgttgtattgattgattgagtgattgcacttgtataccaccccatagctgaagctctctgggcggtttacagcaatcaaaaacattaaaacaaatatacaatttaacacacatattttaaaaacaatttaaacacaactttaaaatttacaacaatataaacacaatttaaaacacatgctaaaatgcctgagagaagaggaaagtcttgacctggcgccgaaaagataagtgttggcgccaagtgcacctcgcCTCTTTTATcacatgtttgccaccctgagctttttttttttttaaggaaaggtgggatataaatttaataaatataaataggtCCTGAACTTGAAAGCCTgctgtaattttttaaatattatccAAAAGTTTTCACCCTTAATACTGTTTACATAATTGCAGATATATAGGATTCATAATCACTTGGACGAATTCCCTCTCCTTTGAAAAACCTgcagttgaactacaactcattaGTCAGGAAAAGTTTTTAGAATCATGTTGAACAGAGCAGTAGAAATTCGGGGGTGGGGGCAGTAAGATGTGTTTGCACTCCTGTTAACACTTTTCATCTTGTATCTTCCGTCTAGGAACAGAACTTTACTGAAAGAGGAAGATCCTGCAGTTCTTATAGCAGAGGTTTTAAGAAGAAAATTTGCTTTGAAGGATGAAGATGTAAACATGAAAAAGAATTGACAGTATGCTCATTGATTACCCTGTCAAGCAAATTATTGTGCTCCTAAGATTTTTTCTTCACAGTGGCTGCCTTCCTTGAACATCAAATGTCCTTTAGGGATTAAGTTTCCTCTGTGAGTGTTTTGGTCCAGTGGGGTTGAGGGACACAACTCCTACCCAAGTGAAACTGAATTTGCTGTTTTCCTTGTAGCtgagagatttttaaaaaggtaaatggTTTTCCACATTTTGAACTGAAGTGTTGTTAGTAAAGTGGTGAGTTAAATTAAAAATTATCTATTCATAATTTTGCTGCAGTTCTGAAGCCTGTGATAACTTACCAAGATTGAAATATATTCCTTCCAAGTTCAGTTAAAGGTAGAATCTTTTTAAAACTTAGTTATtgaaaaatgtttgttttctgaTGTCTTTCCCCATGTTTAACTTTCAACGTGATCAAATACCTTTATGAAGTTGATAGATATTCCAGCACTGGCTGTCAACACAAGCAGAGGGGGGCAGGCCTGGTCTGCTACTGCACTGGGTTGGCTCTCTTCTTTTTGGTCCGGAGATAACTTGGAGCTGCTTTAAAAACTCACGATGTAGCACGTGTAACCAGATAGGGAAGTGACTACATGCTTAACAAGTGTCACCTCCAGAGGTATTTTTGGAAACCTACAGTTGTAGAAGAGCAAAACTTAGGCAGTGTAAAAAAAAATGGACTTCCCATTTTTACCCCACAAGTACTACGAGTTTtcatgtgtctgtctgtctgaatccATCCTCACAGGTTGACTGTGGAAGAGAAGGTTGGTAGCTATCTGTGCATTCCTATGAAAATTGGTAGTCCTTTACCctagtatttaaaatatttaacttTTAACTGTAGTTAAAGGCAACTTTTCTTAAGAAATTTGGTGACAAATACCTTCTTTCGTGTGCATGGTATTTTGATGAGCAAATACATTTATACAGGGCTGGGAACATTTGGCCTTCCAGCTATCGCTGGACTACAAgtccatcacccttgaccattggccctgttggctggggtgatgggaaacAGAgcccaacatgtggagggccacaagaTTCCCCTCTCTTATAGGGGTGCACATCTGTATTTATTTTCAAATGCATCTTATGTGACATTTGGCTCCTCCGAAGTAAGGGGTAAGAACAGAAAGCAACTATGAAATAAGTAGCATGATTGGATTTTGTCTCTAAAGGTAGGGCAGTATGTAAATCCCTGGAGATATCAGCCATTTGTATATTAGGACTATACATGTCCCCTCCACCCCCAAATCCAGCCCGAGACAATCCAGGGCTGACCTGGGCCCTTTaccatgtttaattaggggttaATTAAACATGCAGAGAGACACAGGCAAGTTGCCCAACACCCACTACCCTTTTGATAGCTGAATTGCTGCCTCAACCACTCCTGCTGAATCCCGCACCAACCCAAATGGGCCCATAGCTTGGGATGCAGCCAGAGTAGTTATACAGCCCTACTGTCAATTCTGCCTTGAAGAACAATGATAGATATCACATAAGCAATTATTATATTGTGCCTAGATCTCATTTTCTCAAAGCAGTGCGTTATGTCATCATCAGTTTTCTGTGTAGCATAGAGCTGGTTTTCCCTTTATGCATTTTTCTCTCACAGGGACCTTGCAGGTGGATGAGACTAAGAGCTAATTAAATGCCCAAGGGTGGCTCCTTGACCTTCCTTCATGAAATTTAAAAATCGGGTCTCCCTGCTCCCAAGTATGACACTGGCCTTTAGAAGTAACAGCTGTATTCAGAACTGCTGTCACATCCTTTCAGTTGggaaagggagaagagaggattTTTGCTCATATTGGGACTAATGCATTAGTCTTAACGGGACCCTGTTAACTTTGTAGAAGTTAGCAGCCTTCCTAAAAGATTACACAGGCTTGAGTTGTAGCAGGATTAACATACTGCTAATTAACTTGTCTAATAAATTTTGACGATGGTAACATGCTCAGAGAACTCACTGACCTGGTTTTGGGATTGTTCTGAGGATTTGTGTATTGTGGCTTATAAACCAGGAAGAAGTGTCAGGGCCACACACTCGTTCGcatgtctctccccctcccgtTGCACATCAGCTCTGGTATAAAGAGCTTACTTTATATACTTAGCCAAAATCCACCCCCCTTATGTGAGTTACAAGCCAGGAATAAGGGGTGCTTCCAGCAGGCTGGTGTGTGTTGTGGGGTTGGTGCTCCTCAGacatgcaagggttttttttcagcATCTATGCAACGCTGCTGGCTTCAACATACCAACCCATATTCTTTTCCAGAgaaaatctgataagtaaaaaACAAACTGTTGACTAAGGTAGTGACCAATGAGATGCGAATTGGCAACATTAAAGATCTGCTCAATTTCAATAATACAGACAATCCAAATACCCTGGGTTTTTTTAAGTGgcagcaatttatttttaaacacagaGCAACAGACTCCAAGACTAGATCCAATACAGCTTAAACTTTAATTCTACCTCCATTTGCTAGGAAAGAAAACTGAAATGTAGGTAGTAGGGGTCGAGGGAGAGGTACAATTTAAGAATTGGTAACACAAGTCTTATCCCACAAGGCAACAATTGTGTAACTGAGCACATGGAAAGACTTGTATAATGTTGTGTGGAATTCACTTACTGACACAGCTGCATATTTTGCCAATAACAACATTCAGCTTCTGGAAGCATTAACAATAGTCTTTACTATATTATTTCTTTAAGACAACCCACAAGTTATAAAGAAATCAGCTCATAGAATGAATAAGAATGCTTTGTACAGCCATAAGCAAATATGCACAGTGTACTTTCATATCTGCAGCGGTTTGTTTTGAAACTAGGCGTTAAGGGCATTTCTCTCGCTGAGCAATTATGAGTTAGTGTTTAATGACTCTATTGCCTTCCGAATCCTGTGTGAATAACAAGTCATAACATGACTCCTCACTACTGTCTGCAGGAACAGACATGCTCACACCTGGAGATAAGTGGGTCCCTCTCGCTGCAGTGCAGCAAGCCCTAAAGCGGTCACTGTAGGAAGAGCTTGTTGCAGAGTCCGTTTTGTCACAAAGCTTCTTTTGCATAGGCGTTTTGCTTCGCTCATGAAAAAAGCGGTGAGAAATGACTTTGTGACCCTCAGAATCCTGAGTAAACAGTGGGAGGCTGACCAAACCTACCTGGCTATCTTCAGACCTCTTATCAGAATTACAGATGGTTTTTGAACAGAGCCCTGCAACAGATTTGTTGAAACTCTTCAAAGGCTTCACTCCGGTTGTACTTCGTTCGAACTGAGGATTTATGTTCTCAGAGTCAGAGGAATCGACGAGGGCCCTATCACAAGAGGATGGATGTCTCAGTCTTCTTTGACCTTTGGTTTTTCTATTTGAAACTACTGTCAGGTTTTGGCCACTCTGAAGAAATGAGATGGTGCGTTTTTCTGTTTGCCAGCCACCATTTTTCTCTCTCACAGGTGAATCAGAAACAGTTATGTGGTCAAGCTCCCTCTTCTCTTCTAGGTGCTGAATGAAGTCTGACGAGAGAGGGTTTTCTGTTTCTGAAACAGAGTCTCTCCTTTCAGAGCTGTTAGCCTGGGCTGCAGCAAGTGCAGCATTACAAGGGGAACTGTGTAAACCTTGCAGTAGTTGCTTGTGTTCTTGCATGACTCTAGGCTGAAGCAGGGAGGCTGCCAACAGGGCTCTTTCTACCCCAGACAATTCATGGCTTTTCAGCTTGGAGGCACTGCTCGATGCGGCAGCCAACGGCCTTTTGTTTGGACTGGTATTTCTTCCCCCTACAAAAGAAGTTGAAGCTGAATTGAGCCAAGCAGCTGAAACACACCCTTTACAAAAACTGAGCACAATACTGGAATGGAAAGTTCAAATTACCAGTCTTCCCCTACTGTGGGCAACTTTCAATATAATTACAGTAATAGCTATACTGTGTGACATACTAACAGAGCAGTCCAAATCAGGGGAAGCCAATGGAGCGGGGCCCGGCAGAAAGCTCTGCAGCATCTACTCCCTGTTCAGGAGCTGCTGGACTGGCTCAATGCAGATTCAGTCGGCAGCCAGAAAAGAAGCCAGCTCCTGCCAATACCCTGACCAGGGActaagcactccccattgaccaACATTGAAATAATTTTACTCTTACCCTGACCGTGAGGAGGATGCAACGGAAGACCcctttggctcctcctctgccacactcccagaatgccccattttggggctgTCCagtgggctgggcttccccagcagGATTCCAGTAGCATTGCAGCTCAGCCGGGAcaagggcttctgccagcagagcccagcaGTGCCACGAGCCtactggctcagccagcagtccACCACATCCAGCTCCCCCCAGCCTGgcacaaatacaagttggattgtgccctaagtaaaaacaaaaaaacaaaaaacacttctGGAAGCCCAAAGTATCCTCTAACAGGAGAGATTGCCTGCTGCATCTTGTATGACATAGCACTCAAATTCTGGATAGGTTGGTAATACTCCCCTGGGGACTGGTAGTTCTACCTCTGCAGTGGGTGAATATTCAATCACAACTGTCACAAAGTCTCAGAAGAATTGCCCATCCTCCCAGAGAAAACTACATGGTACCTTTCTAAATGAGTTCTGCTACTAATTAGGCCCACAACAATAACTTATGCAGCAGCCTTACACTTCGACTCTGCTGCAGGCAACTGGCTCTTACATGAAATGTTAAACATTTGCTGGGTATGCAAGGAAATGGGTTCATTACATTTTAGTTGAGAAACATAAGTTTGGGAAATACTACTACAGGTGATACAAGAGCCACTCTTGATAACTGATAAAAGTAATGTTAGAAGTGTTGACACAGACTGTCCCTCATTTGCAGGTTTGTATCCTGGAAGTAAAGGATTGTTGCATGCAAGGTCTTTGTTCCTTCTTTGTTAGGTTTTATAGTGATCCTTGaaaaaggcaggagagagagaagtgGTGTTGCAGAATGAATGGCCAAAGGTGCAAGCAGGAATGGCCCTGGTTCAAATGTTAGTTCTCTCCTAAGCTCATTCTAGTGGCCCAAAGTAAGtcacttttctgtctcccctcacacacacaatcTGCAATATGAGGGTAGTAAAATTGATCATTGTTCTGCCTAACAGAAGGACTGCTTAAGCAACACTGAGAACAGCCTTTACCACCCTGCAGTTATTTTGGATGCTGCACAGTTCTGGATATCTGGCAGCAGGTTAATCCTTACTttagtcagcctttcccaacctttaggtccccgtatgttactggactacaatttccatcattcctgaccattggccatgctggctggggctcatgggagttgcagtccaactacatctggggacctaaaggttgggaatTCTGTAAGTTTAAGCCACCAGCAGACCGAAGCCTGCTTCCTCCAAAAGCTCTGCAGCTTGCCATTCTTAATCCTTCCATGGGGTTAAGAGCAGCAAGCAACAAACAGCTGGTCTGTTCTCTTTGAGAAAAATGATGTGAAAGCAAAGGTAGGTCACTCTTTGCTGCTCTCCTGAATTACCTTTTCCCATCTGCCTCCAGTTCCTCGCTGTTTTTCAAATGATTTGGAGCTAGCTGTAAAGCAGGGGTTGCTACCTCCTCTCCACACCCTCGTAAGGGCAGTCAGACAGTGTGGAGAAGTTAAGCTTTTTTTCCAAGAACATTGTATTATTTTGTATAGTGTTTTCACAATGGAAGTGTGAAATAATAAATCCTCTCATGCAAAGAACTGCAAATGTTTGAGTAAGTTTTTAAACGCAGTATTTTACTTTTTGGAGTATTACTGTTTTGGGAGATGATGTACCTTAAGCATTTGAGCCACTctgcagatattttggattacattAACAACAtggctggttggagctgatgggagatgtagtccaaaacatgtgcagGGCACCGAAGTGGCTAAGGCAGATTTATACTTTCTATTCAGTGAACAAGAGCTTCATAGTTGTGTAACAATAAAAGTGTCTGAATGGAACACAGAAGTCTCCCAACCAGCCTCAATGCAGTAACAcgaagggatttttttttggggggggggggagtagaataCAACCAATAAGTATGTATTGAAGGCAGCTGTAAGCAGGAAGCCCCATGTGTGAGCTCCTTCTGACACGAAGGGGTTCTGCACAGTTGGGAGAACTGAGTATTTGAGTGTCCTAGTTGCACATACCTGCTAGTTATGAGTGGGTGGCTCATGCTTTGAGCTCACACAACTGCAAGCAACATGTGCTTattgggtggggagggagaggacaGATGCAATATGAGGCAGAGCTTGAAGTGCAGGCCTGCTAGATGCACTTATAGCCCACACAAGTAGGGCTGCAGACTATTCTAAGAACAGAGTAGAGCAGGGAACCCGTagcataagaacattagaagagcctgctggatcaggccagtggtccatctagtccaacatcctgttctcacagtggccaagcagatgcctgtgggaagccaacaagcaggacccaagcgcCACAGCACTctgtcctcctgcagtttccagcaactgcctcCAACcttggagggagagcatagttaTTGCAgcatagtagccactgacagccttgtcTTGCATGaaattgtctaaccctcttttaaagccatccacagtggtggccattactgcctcctgcgggagcaaattccatcgtttaactacgAGCAGCatgaagaagccctttcttttgcCAATCCTGAACCCTCCGACATCCAGCTTCACTGgaggtccacaagttctagtgtgaCAACAGAGGgtgaccctccagatactgtCGGGACtgcccactcccatcagcccctgcagggAGGCAACAGTCAGGGGTGTTTgaagctgtagcccagcaacatctgggtggcacacaggttccccagccctggactAGCATTTCAAGCATCACAGCTGCTCTCCAGAAGTCCAACTTGCAACTGCTTGGCTTCCTCCTATGACCAGAATAGTTGACGGTCGCcctctgttgggggggggggatgggacgAAAACAAACATACCTGCTTGTTGTGTGCTGAAGAAGGCagaaattgtggtttgtttcatgCATGGAAGAGGTGCTCTTGTTGGAAGAGGACAACGGGAGAGCTGGTTCAGTATTAACGCTGGCTTCGCTATGACGGTCTAAGTGAGCAAGGAAAATACCGGGTCAGAATTCGCCCATCACCATGCAGGCCTTCCCAGCCTGCTCCACATGCCACTTAAtccctgttggaagcagtatgctgcCAAATGGCAGTTGCCgtaaactgcaagagggg of Rhineura floridana isolate rRhiFlo1 chromosome 15, rRhiFlo1.hap2, whole genome shotgun sequence contains these proteins:
- the AUNIP gene encoding aurora kinase A- and ninein-interacting protein isoform X1, whose product is MFSEKRQRLTGIGRIISSFFSCLQKREFSVGAAFAIELQEEPHHLNTEDKLLMKQKAKSPAEKQQESCGIWLDTSALKRHKIQTVIAKPALILNQLSRCPLPTRAPLPCMKQTTISAFFSTQQAGGRNTSPNKRPLAAASSSASKLKSHELSGVERALLAASLLQPRVMQEHKQLLQGLHSSPCNAALAAAQANSSERRDSVSETENPLSSDFIQHLEEKRELDHITVSDSPVREKNGGWQTEKRTISFLQSGQNLTVVSNRKTKGQRRLRHPSSCDRALVDSSDSENINPQFERSTTGVKPLKSFNKSVAGLCSKTICNSDKRSEDSQVGLVSLPLFTQDSEGHKVISHRFFHERSKTPMQKKLCDKTDSATSSSYSDRFRACCTAARGTHLSPGVSMSVPADSSEESCYDLLFTQDSEGNRVIKH
- the AUNIP gene encoding aurora kinase A- and ninein-interacting protein isoform X3, with the protein product MKQKAKSPAEKQQESCGIWLDTSALKRHKIQTVIAKPALILNQLSRCPLPTRAPLPCMKQTTISAFFSTQQAGGRNTSPNKRPLAAASSSASKLKSHELSGVERALLAASLLQPRVMQEHKQLLQGLHSSPCNAALAAAQANSSERRDSVSETENPLSSDFIQHLEEKRELDHITVSDSPVREKNGGWQTEKRTISFLQSGQNLTVVSNRKTKGQRRLRHPSSCDRALVDSSDSENINPQFERSTTGVKPLKSFNKSVAGLCSKTICNSDKRSEDSQVGLVSLPLFTQDSEGHKVISHRFFHERSKTPMQKKLCDKTDSATSSSYSDRFRACCTAARGTHLSPGVSMSVPADSSEESCYDLLFTQDSEGNRVIKH
- the AUNIP gene encoding aurora kinase A- and ninein-interacting protein isoform X2, producing the protein MFSEKRQRLTGIGRILQEEPHHLNTEDKLLMKQKAKSPAEKQQESCGIWLDTSALKRHKIQTVIAKPALILNQLSRCPLPTRAPLPCMKQTTISAFFSTQQAGGRNTSPNKRPLAAASSSASKLKSHELSGVERALLAASLLQPRVMQEHKQLLQGLHSSPCNAALAAAQANSSERRDSVSETENPLSSDFIQHLEEKRELDHITVSDSPVREKNGGWQTEKRTISFLQSGQNLTVVSNRKTKGQRRLRHPSSCDRALVDSSDSENINPQFERSTTGVKPLKSFNKSVAGLCSKTICNSDKRSEDSQVGLVSLPLFTQDSEGHKVISHRFFHERSKTPMQKKLCDKTDSATSSSYSDRFRACCTAARGTHLSPGVSMSVPADSSEESCYDLLFTQDSEGNRVIKH